In the genome of Vespa crabro chromosome 17, iyVesCrab1.2, whole genome shotgun sequence, one region contains:
- the LOC124429992 gene encoding phenoloxidase-activating factor 2-like: MGAQKLVFLSFVVSISSDTVYLFLFSICKMYNFFYILTIMCFIQKYAKAQTNTIVFDGTTTANTVAPTSTTSAGCRCVPAGTCDVGGSNGIDIRIVNTGVTCSAGLIYCCTSGNIIDTSCGIRKITPTAQPEGVASYGEYPWQAALLTSSNSYIGSGALINANHVLTVAHKVTPYLTGGLKIRLGEWNGQSSSETYPYREYNAQKIFVHPSYDSKNLQNDIAVIRLSSSVPIASSPNINTVCLPTSVPAAQTRCWVSGWGKNAFGNSGSYQNTLKEVDVPLVNQNNCETSLRTTKVGQFFTLDRNSFICAGGESGKDACTGDGGAPLVCQSGNQWQIIGMVTWGIGCATNGIPGVYVNVINYISWINEKLTQS; encoded by the exons ATGGGAGCGCAAAAGTTAGTTTTTCTATCGTTCGTTGTATCGATAAGTTCCGACACAGTTtacctatttcttttctctatctgcAAAAtgtataactttttttatatattaacgattatgtGCTTTATACAAAAATACGCTAAAGCACAAACTAATACAATTGTTTTTGATGGTACTACGACTGCTAATACTGTAGCACCAA CTAGTACTACATCTGCAGGATGTAGATGTGTACCTGCAGGCACTTGTGATGTTGGTGGTAGTAATGGTATTGACATAAGAATTGTAAACACG GGTGTAACTTGTTCAGCAGGCTTAATATATTGTTGTACATCaggaaatataattgatactagttgtggaataagaaaaataactcCTACTGCTCAACCGGAAGGAGTTGCTAGTTACGGAGAATATCCTTGGCAAGCAGCACTTTTAACATCAAGTAATTCATATATTGGATCAGGAGCTCTTATTAATGCCAATCATgttcttactgtggcacatAAAGTAACTCCTTACTT GACTGGGGGTCTTAAAATAAGATTAGGTGAATGGAATGGACAAAGTTCGTCAGAAACTTATCCTTATAGAGAATACAATgcacaaaaaatatttgtacatCCATCTTATGACTCAAAGAATCTTCAGAATGATATAGCAGTTATTAGATTAAGCTCGTCTGTACCTATTGCAAGTAGTCCAAATATTAATACTGTATGTCTTCCTACTTCAGTACCAGCTGCACAAACAAG atgtTGGGTATCAGGTTGGGGAAAAAATGCATTTGGTAATAGTGGTAGTTATCAGAATACACTCAAAGAAGTTGATGTTCCCTTagtaaatcaaaataattgtGAAACTTCTCTTCGTACTACAAAAGTAGGACAGTTCTTTACCCTCGACAGAAATAGCTTTATATGTGCAGGAGGAGAATCAGGAAAAGATGCGTGCACG GGAGATGGAGGTGCACCATTGGTGTGTCAGTCAGGTAATCAGTGGCAGATTATTGGAATGGTAACATGGGGTATTGGTTGTGCCACTAATGGAATTCCAGGTGTATACGTCAAtgtgattaattatatttcgtggataaatgaaaaattgactCAGTCATAA
- the LOC124429991 gene encoding translation factor GUF1 homolog, mitochondrial, whose protein sequence is MVFRNLVKCLNRIQINYVFNNTFKIKHGTKCLYMKKQTYSTNENVEKIYEIPIENIRNFSIIAHVDHGKSTLADRLLEITGAIKRNSGKQVLDTLQVEKERGITVKAQTASLTYSYKGQNYLLNLIDTPGHVDFSSEVYRSLSACQGVILLVDANDGVQAQTVANFYLAIKRELVVIPVINKIDLPTADPERVKNQLKTLFDINEKDILQISAKLGTGVNELLQAVLKRLPPPLVDRNLPFRGLIFDSWYDKYKGAVSLIYVKDGTLSVGEHITSFTNKKSYEIKELALLRPEEELVKTLFAGEVGSIKCNMRSSKEAHIGDTLYRKGHPVESLGGFTAIKPMVFAGVYPIDQSHFFTLQNAIDKLILNDSAVEVVPNSSAALGRGWRAGFLGLLHMEVFIQRLEQEYGTEPIVTAPGVTYKAKIKGHTNIVRYKGDMIAFNNPIDYPDKQITVEYYEPMIISTIITPDKYIGPVISLCLEKRGIEQYSQTIGNNRTLLKFLMPLNEVVLDFHDTLKTITSGYASFDYEDNGYHPSEIVKLNILLNSNIVEELSTIVHCTKAREVGKRMCSKLLDIIPRQLFEISIQATVGSKILARENLKAYRKDVTAKLYGGDVTRRMKLLAKQKQGKIKMRMIGNISLPRETFINVLKR, encoded by the exons atggtATTCCGTAATCttgtaaaatgtttaaataggatacaaattaattatgttttcaataatacatttaaaataaaacatggAAC GAAATgtctatatatgaaaaaacaaacatacaGTACAAATGAGaatgttgaaaaaatttatgaaataccTATTGAAAATATCCGCAATTTTAGTATAATAGCCCATGTTGATCATGGTAAAAGTACCCTTGCTGATAGACTTCTAGAAATTACTGGTGCTATAAAGAGGAATTCAGGAAAACAAGTATTAGATACATTGCAAGTAGAAAAGGAACGTGGAATTACGGTTAAAGCTCAAACAGCTTCCCTTACGTATTCATATAAAGGacaaaattatcttttaaatttgatAGATACTCCAGGTCATGTAGATTTCTCATCCGAGGTATATCGTTCATTATCAGCTTGTCAAGGTGTCATATTATTAGTGGATGCAAATGATGGAGTACAAGCGCAAACTGttgcaaatttttatttagctATTAAAAGAGAACTTGTAGTAATAccagtaataaataaaatagatttgcCAACTGCAGATCCAGAAAGAGTAAAGAATCAGTTAAAAacattatttgatataaatgaaaaagatatattacaaatatctgCTAAATTAGGAACAGGtgttaatgaattattacaaGCTGTACTCAAAAGACTTCCACCTCCGCTTGTAGATAGGAATTTACCATTTCGTGGTTTAATATTTGATAGCTGGTATGACAAATATAAAGGAGCTGTTTCCTTAATATATGTGAAGGATGGAACTTTATCTGTTGGTGAACATATTACATCCTTTACTAACAAAAaatcttatgaaattaaagaattaGCACTTTTAAGACCTGAGGAAGAACTTGTTAAAACTTT ATTCGCAGGAGAAGTTGGaagtataaaatgtaatatgagATCTTCTAAAGAAGCACATATTGGGGATACTTTATATAGAAAAGGCCACCCTGTAGAATCATTAGGTGGATTTACAGCAATAAAACCAATGGTATTTGCTGGAGTGTATCCTATAGATCAATCACACTTTTTTACATTACAAAATGCGATTGATAAacttattttaaatgatagtGCTGTTGAAGTTGTACCAAATTCTAG TGCTGCACTTGGACGTGGCTGGCGAGCTGGATTTTTAGGACTTTTGCACATGGAAGTATTTATACAGAGGTTGGAACAGGAATATGGTACAGAACCAATAGTTACAGCACCTGGTGTTACATATAAAGCCAAAATTAAAGGACATACAAATATAGTACGATATAAAGGAGATATGATTGCCTTCAATAATCCTATTGATTATCCTGACAAACAAATTACTGTAGAATATTATGAGCCAATGATCATTAGTACTATTATAACACCAg ATAAGTATATAGGACCGGTAATTTCATTATGTCTTGAGAAACGTGGGATTGAACAATATTCCCAAACTATTGGAAATAAtagaacattattaaaatttttaatgccATTAAACGAAGTGGTCCTTGATTTTCACGATACACTGAAAACTATTACTTCTGGATATGCTAGCTTTGATTATGAAGATAATGGATATCATCCTTCTGAAATTGTGAAG ttAAATATTCTCTTAAATAGTAATATTGTAGAAGAATTAAGTACAATTGTACATTGTACTAAAGCAAGAGAAGTGGGAAAAAGAATGTGTAGTAAACTTTTGGATATTATTCCACgacaattatttgaaatatcaatTCAAGCAACAGTTGGAAGTAAGATACTTGCAAGGGAGAATTTGAAAGCATATAGAAAGGACGTTACTGCAAAATTG tATGGAGGTGATGTTACCAGAAGGATGAAATTATTGGCAAAACAAAAACAGGGAAAAATCAAAATGCGCATGATCGGAAATATTTCCTTGCCACgagaaacatttataaatgtacTCAAACGATAA
- the LOC124429993 gene encoding very-long-chain (3R)-3-hydroxyacyl-CoA dehydratase: MTETYNPFVYWAQTENQVTLKVDLADVKDININLQEKKLQISAYGQGARGCNNYGFSIDFHELVNPDESNYKVIDRQIDFTLKKQCCGWWPRLTSQPQKPPWLKIDFDKWKSEDMDDNEYEKRDVSTDYPDMYDKLHKEELGYRKEDFKKVYLIIYNLCQFVGFLYILVVMGVKYSRDGPASMKHTYATVGNPMKFIQLLQFLEVMHPLFGYTKGSIMMPLIQIGGRSFVLFCMIEGESRMQTKPVVFYLFIVWSAVEVIRYLYYITQLLNVDIYFLMWLRYTVWIPLYPLGVICEGIIILRNIPYFEETQRFTISLPNSFNFSLHFPTFLRIYLLLLCIPGIYTMMSHMNHARYKKLGKSNIKRKYT, translated from the exons ATGACAGAAACGTACAATCCATTCGTATATTGGGCTCAAACTGAGAATCAGGTTACATTAAAAGTCGATTTGGCTGACGTTAAG gatattaatattaatttgcaaGAAAAGAAGTTGCAAATAAGTGCATACGGCCAAGGTGCAAGAGGGTGCAATAATTATGGATTTAGTATTGATTTTCATGAACTTGTTAATCCTGAT GAAAGCAATTACAAAGTGATTGATCGTCAGATAGATTTTACATTGAAAAAACAATGTTGTGGATGGTGGCCACGATTGACTAGTCAACCACAAAAACCACCATGGCTTAAAATAGATTTTGATAAATGGAAAAGTGAAGATATGGATGATAATGAGTATGAGAAGCGAGATGTTTCTACCGATTATCCTGATATGTATGATAAATTACATAAAGAAGAACTTGGATATAGGAAAG aGGATTTTAAGAAGGTATACTTAATCATCTACAACTTATGTCAATTTGTCggatttctttatattcttgtcgTTATGGGCGTGAAATATTCCCGTGATGGACCAG CTTCTATGAAACATACGTACGCTACTGTTGGAAatccaatgaaatttatacAGTTGCTACAATTTTTAGAGGTTATGCACCCTTTGTTTGGTTATACCAAAGGTAGCATAATGATGCCTCTCATACAAATAGGAGGCAGatcatttgtattattttgcaTGATAGAAGGAGAATCACGTATGCAAACTAAACCAGTTGtgttttatctctttattgtATGGAGTGCAGTAGAAGTAatcagatatttatattatattacacaaTTATTGAatgtagatatttatttcttaatgtGGTTAAGGTATACAGTATGGATACCATTGTATCCATTAGGTGTAATATGCGAAGGTATTATAATTTTGCGTAACATTCCATATTTTGAAGAAACACAACGTTTTACCATATCGTTACCAAATTCgttcaatttttctcttcattttccgACTTTCTtgcgaatttatttattattattatgtataccTGGTATTTACACAATGATGTCGCATATGAATCATGCTCGTTATAAAAAACTTGgaaaatctaatataaaaaggaaatacacATAA
- the LOC124429994 gene encoding LIRP-like — MSTYRFNNAFLALVLVVAAFLIQFGNTQYSFQDKRQSQTLHKYCGKNLSNALGLLCDGVYNSMFKKNGQEMEMDDYPFAYDESYPFRSAVTANAMMGRFAGTRFRRESRGVYDECCVKPCSIQELTSYCGRVAQ, encoded by the exons ATGTCTACATATCGATTCAACAACGCCTTTCTGGCTTTGGTGCTCGTCGTAGCGGCTTTCTTAATACAATTCGGAAATACTCAATATTCTTTCCAAGATAAGCGACAGTCACAGACGCTGCATAAGTATTGCGGGAAAAATCTATCGAATGCACTTGGATTGCTCTGTGACGGCGTCTACAATTCTATGTTTAAAAAGAACGGGCAGG AAATGGAAATGGACGATTATCCGTTTGCTTATGACGAATCATATCCATTTAGATCGGCAGTTACAGCGAATGCAATGATGGGTCGTTTTGCCGGTACACGTTTTCGAAGAGAATCTAGAGGCGTTTACGATGAGTGCTGCGTGAAACCATGCTCGATTCAGGAATTAACTAGTTATTGCGGCCGTGTTGCGCAATAA